Genomic window (Jeotgalibaca ciconiae):
ATCTACTTTTGTTACACATTCAAGTGCTTTGTATTTTCCAGGCATCGTTATATTGATTCCTTTGACACCTAAGTTTTGTAGATTGTGAATACGTTCAACGGTTTCTTCTTCACTTGTTTCGAATGCAAGGTATACCATGTTGATGTCTTCTACTTCAAAACAAGTATTATAGATGGCTGGGGATTTTGAATGATGAATGGGTTGACCAATAACTGCAGCAAATTCGGTTGTCGCACTAATTTCACGAATATACTTCATATTTTTGCCACTCCTCATTGAACCAACTTAAAAATTCATCGATCGGGTATTGAAATAAATCACATTTACCAAACGCGATAGGTAAAACGATTGTGATCGTTGAATTTCTTCTTTTTTTATCATTAATCATTGCCTTTGATAATTCCTCAGCTGTGTAGTCATATTTTTCAGCTAATAGATGGTACTGGTGCAGCAGAGCATCGAATTGTTCTCTATAATGATCATCTAATTGATTTATTTTATCAGCCATTTGTAAAAAGACAGACATTCCTAATGCAACTGCCCTCCCATGACTGATTTGGTATTGGCTGCACTGCTCAAAAGCATGTCCTAATGTATGCCCGTAATTTAGCAGCTGTCTCAATCCATGATCGTATTCATCTTCCAATACAACTTTTCGTTTCATTTCGACACATTCTTTTACAATTTCAACAAGCTCTTCGTCAGTTGCCTGTAAAGGCGTTGTTCGATCCATTAATTCTGAAAGAAGTCTTGGATTCATAATCATTCCGTATTTAATTAGTTCGCTGCAGCCATCCT
Coding sequences:
- the aroB gene encoding 3-dehydroquinate synthase gives rise to the protein MEIVRIGVTQPYDVLIGRGLLKEADKHLYPFVADKKVLIMTDDTIMKHGYLNQISEKLKTTAGAIHTISFQPGEEQKSMENVTRLVGHLADLNFSRQDVIIALGGGVIGDLAGFVASIYLRGIDFIQIPTTLLAAIDSSVGGKTAVDLPQGKNLVGAFYHPRLVLCDVDSFQTLEPHIFEDGCSELIKYGMIMNPRLLSELMDRTTPLQATDEELVEIVKECVEMKRKVVLEDEYDHGLRQLLNYGHTLGHAFEQCSQYQISHGRAVALGMSVFLQMADKINQLDDHYREQFDALLHQYHLLAEKYDYTAEELSKAMINDKKRRNSTITIVLPIAFGKCDLFQYPIDEFLSWFNEEWQKYEVYS